A window from Sphingobium sp. EM0848 encodes these proteins:
- a CDS encoding Coenzyme F420 hydrogenase/dehydrogenase, beta subunit C-terminal domain — MIASSPTLRRVERGELCAGCGLCVGIADGAVTMETVAPGYSRPRQVAPIADAVEASIAGSCPGSTVAPWQSAPNRHHSWGPWHRTMTGHASDEHIRHAGSSGGAISALLIVALETGLVDRVLHVDADPDQPTRNRIRWSDSADQIVAGSGSRYAASSPLAAIDRALREGARFAFVGKPCDVSALRQYVRHDSRVAGQVPLMLSFFCGGLPSHDGADRIIRAMGLEPDEVVDFRYRGNGWPGLTRAVTADGRSGEMRYAESWGGHLASQVQFRCKICPDAVGGVADIACADAWYGGESGYPTFEEQAGRSLIMTRSAAGEALLDAAMARGAIIAEPLDIGEVDLMQPAQARRKRMVQARLAASLVTAQPRPKVKGLDVGKAARTAGWRESLSNFAGTARRIILGRR, encoded by the coding sequence ATGATCGCATCCTCTCCGACCTTGCGGCGCGTCGAACGTGGCGAACTCTGCGCCGGTTGCGGCCTTTGCGTGGGCATTGCCGATGGAGCGGTGACGATGGAAACCGTGGCGCCCGGATACAGCCGCCCGCGACAGGTCGCTCCTATCGCTGATGCGGTTGAGGCGAGCATTGCCGGTTCCTGCCCCGGTTCGACGGTCGCGCCATGGCAGAGTGCACCGAACCGCCACCATAGCTGGGGTCCATGGCACCGCACGATGACCGGCCATGCCAGCGACGAGCACATCCGCCATGCCGGATCGTCCGGTGGCGCCATCTCGGCGCTGTTGATCGTTGCTCTCGAAACCGGGTTGGTCGACCGCGTTCTGCATGTCGATGCGGACCCGGACCAGCCGACGCGCAATCGTATCCGATGGTCGGACAGCGCCGACCAGATCGTTGCGGGATCGGGATCGCGCTACGCTGCTTCATCGCCGCTGGCCGCCATTGACCGGGCGTTGCGGGAGGGCGCGCGGTTCGCCTTCGTCGGCAAGCCCTGCGACGTGTCGGCGCTGCGTCAATATGTCCGGCATGATTCGCGGGTTGCCGGGCAAGTACCGTTGATGCTGTCCTTTTTCTGCGGCGGTTTGCCCAGTCATGACGGCGCCGACCGGATCATTCGCGCCATGGGGCTGGAGCCGGACGAGGTGGTGGATTTCCGCTATCGCGGCAATGGCTGGCCGGGCCTGACCCGCGCCGTCACCGCCGATGGCCGGAGCGGCGAAATGCGCTACGCCGAAAGCTGGGGCGGGCATCTGGCCAGTCAGGTGCAGTTCCGCTGCAAGATTTGCCCCGATGCGGTCGGCGGCGTCGCGGACATTGCCTGCGCCGACGCCTGGTACGGCGGCGAAAGCGGTTATCCCACATTCGAGGAACAGGCGGGGCGCAGCCTCATCATGACGCGTTCCGCCGCGGGAGAGGCGCTGCTGGACGCCGCCATGGCGCGGGGCGCCATCATTGCCGAGCCGCTGGACATAGGCGAGGTTGATCTGATGCAGCCTGCCCAGGCGCGGCGTAAGCGCATGGTGCAGGCGCGGCTGGCCGCCAGCCTCGTCACCGCGCAGCCGCGTCCGAAGGTGAAGGGGCTGGATGTGGGCAAGGCTGCGCGCACGGCAGGTTGGCGGGAAAGCCTCAGCAATTTCGCGGGCACGGCGCGGCGTATCATTCTGGGGCGGCGATGA
- a CDS encoding Wzz/FepE/Etk N-terminal domain-containing protein: MSFLQFFRILWAHRLLIVLTTLACASAAFLVAKLIPERYDAHSRVMLDVMKPDPITGEVISNSFARAYTNTQIELITDYRFAGAVVDQLGWMKQPSFQQAYEAQARPGDGGFRRWLTQIVVGNTAVKLIPGTAILDISYSSTSPEAARKVADALRTAYVNQSIAFRREGAASNAAWFRSQGEALRRQLTEAQQRKTAYEKANGIVLQDDWSDADSSRLKALSSQVPMSVPGVVVPQASAAQAQLAQLDAQIATMTQTLGPNHPDLVAMRNNRATLAATAAREQASALAAARAASGGGQSIDGQVAAQQSKVLAKREKIDELRKMQATIDVLRDQAQKVMGRATELGTQASSDESGLTMLGSAVAPSRPSWPNIPMIVGVAAMGGLALGLLIALGTELLARRVRGPEDLVLTGAPVIGVIVSQASLQQRKGVLEWLGFNRPASA; this comes from the coding sequence ATGAGCTTTTTACAGTTTTTCCGGATACTTTGGGCGCATCGTCTGCTCATCGTCCTGACGACATTGGCCTGTGCGTCGGCCGCCTTCCTGGTCGCCAAGCTCATCCCGGAGCGCTATGATGCGCACAGCCGCGTCATGCTCGACGTGATGAAACCCGATCCGATTACCGGCGAAGTCATTTCGAACAGCTTCGCCCGGGCCTATACCAATACGCAGATCGAACTGATCACCGACTATCGCTTTGCGGGGGCAGTGGTGGATCAGCTCGGCTGGATGAAGCAGCCCAGCTTCCAGCAGGCCTATGAGGCGCAGGCGCGCCCCGGCGATGGCGGGTTCCGCCGTTGGCTGACCCAGATCGTCGTCGGCAATACGGCGGTCAAGCTGATTCCCGGCACGGCGATCCTCGACATCAGCTATTCCTCGACTTCTCCTGAAGCTGCACGGAAGGTGGCCGATGCGCTGCGCACGGCCTATGTGAATCAGAGCATCGCTTTCCGGCGCGAAGGGGCGGCGTCGAACGCGGCCTGGTTCCGTAGCCAGGGAGAGGCCCTGCGCCGGCAATTGACCGAGGCGCAGCAGCGCAAGACGGCTTATGAGAAGGCGAATGGCATCGTCCTGCAGGACGACTGGTCCGACGCCGATTCCAGCCGCCTCAAGGCGTTGTCCAGTCAGGTTCCGATGTCCGTTCCCGGCGTGGTGGTCCCGCAGGCATCGGCCGCTCAGGCGCAACTCGCGCAATTGGACGCGCAGATCGCGACGATGACGCAAACGCTGGGGCCGAACCATCCCGATCTGGTGGCGATGCGCAATAATCGAGCCACGCTGGCCGCCACGGCGGCGCGCGAGCAGGCGAGCGCTCTGGCGGCGGCGCGGGCGGCGAGCGGTGGCGGGCAGTCCATCGACGGTCAGGTCGCGGCCCAGCAGAGCAAGGTCCTCGCCAAGCGTGAGAAGATCGATGAACTGCGCAAGATGCAGGCGACGATCGACGTGTTGCGCGATCAGGCGCAAAAGGTGATGGGCCGTGCCACGGAATTGGGGACCCAGGCGAGTTCCGACGAAAGCGGCCTCACCATGCTGGGCAGCGCGGTCGCGCCGAGCCGTCCATCCTGGCCCAATATTCCGATGATTGTCGGCGTGGCAGCCATGGGCGGTCTCGCGCTTGGCCTGCTGATCGCGCTGGGCACGGAACTGCTCGCCCGGCGGGTGCGTGGTCCCGAGGATCTGGTGCTGACCGGCGCGCCGGTGATCGGCGTTATCGTCAGTCAGGCCTCTCTCCAGCAGCGCAAGGGTGTTCTGGAATGGCTCGGGTTCAATCGCCCGGCTTCGGCTTGA
- a CDS encoding sugar transferase produces MTVYSSTAPATQDGSTFGSSRLFATTESVRIAVYCTQIVLDLLAVTVAFAVAHIARTGSPIKGDESGFFFIVVPLFMAASFYARSYGFEALTSVRRAMGRIAGALVITLAVYILLLFAFKNSQDISRIAFFMGAGLSLIFLIAIRLPVIWLTRKLGSRFYRRILVVDDSPMEAPHYFEIIDASDQGISPRLDDPFMLHNFSTLVAGADRIVVSCSAERRAQWAMYLKGTGCWGELLVPELIGVSPVNHEADLPVVGVCVSNGPLDLGNRALKRMLDLALTVPAVVLLSPLMILVALLIKIDSRGPILFKQTRMGRSNRLFHVYKFRSMYDESSDHAGVRSASRADDRITRVGRLIRATSIDELPQLFNVIEGDMSLVGPRPHALGSLAGEHLFWHVDERYWLRHTIKPGITGLAQVRGYRGATVRSDDLSQRLQSDLEYVANWSILGDIAILIRTSLVIIHRNAY; encoded by the coding sequence ATGACGGTGTATAGTTCGACGGCGCCAGCAACCCAGGACGGCTCGACATTTGGGTCGTCCCGGTTATTTGCGACGACAGAGTCGGTTCGCATCGCCGTCTATTGCACCCAGATCGTTCTTGATTTGCTCGCGGTGACGGTCGCTTTCGCGGTCGCCCATATCGCCCGTACCGGTAGCCCGATCAAAGGAGATGAATCGGGTTTCTTCTTTATCGTCGTCCCGCTCTTCATGGCCGCGAGTTTCTATGCACGGTCCTATGGCTTCGAAGCACTGACTTCGGTGCGGCGGGCAATGGGACGGATTGCCGGGGCGCTCGTCATTACTCTGGCGGTCTATATTCTTCTTCTTTTTGCCTTCAAAAATTCGCAGGACATATCGCGCATCGCGTTCTTCATGGGAGCCGGCCTCAGCCTCATCTTCCTGATAGCGATCCGTCTGCCGGTGATCTGGCTGACCCGCAAGCTGGGGTCGCGCTTCTATCGTCGCATTCTGGTCGTCGACGATTCGCCGATGGAAGCGCCGCATTATTTCGAAATCATCGACGCGTCTGATCAGGGTATTTCACCCCGGCTGGACGATCCGTTCATGCTCCATAATTTTTCCACGCTGGTGGCGGGAGCAGACCGCATCGTGGTGTCATGTAGCGCAGAGCGGCGGGCCCAATGGGCGATGTATCTGAAAGGGACCGGCTGCTGGGGCGAATTGCTGGTGCCCGAACTGATCGGCGTTTCTCCGGTCAATCACGAAGCCGATCTGCCCGTGGTGGGGGTGTGCGTTTCCAACGGTCCGCTGGACCTTGGCAATCGGGCGCTGAAGCGGATGCTGGACCTGGCGCTGACGGTCCCCGCCGTCGTGCTGCTCTCGCCGCTCATGATCCTGGTCGCCCTCTTGATCAAGATCGACAGCAGGGGGCCGATCCTGTTCAAGCAGACCCGCATGGGGCGGAGCAACAGGCTGTTCCACGTCTACAAGTTTCGCAGCATGTACGACGAAAGCAGCGACCATGCCGGTGTGCGATCCGCATCGCGGGCGGATGACCGGATCACCCGCGTGGGCCGTTTGATCCGGGCGACCAGCATCGATGAACTGCCGCAGCTGTTCAATGTGATCGAAGGCGACATGAGTCTGGTCGGTCCACGTCCCCATGCCTTGGGATCGTTGGCGGGCGAGCATCTGTTCTGGCATGTCGACGAACGCTATTGGCTGCGTCATACGATCAAACCCGGCATCACCGGCCTGGCGCAGGTCAGGGGGTATCGGGGCGCCACCGTCCGAAGCGACGATCTGTCACAGCGGCTGCAGAGCGATCTGGAATATGTCGCCAACTGGTCCATCCTGGGCGATATCGCCATTCTCATCAGGACTTCCTTGGTCATCATTCACCGCAACGCTTATTGA
- a CDS encoding outer membrane beta-barrel protein: protein MKIMSAGGATLLFGAALLSPAQAQEAKRLQFDLGGEILYDSNVTRGSEAAAQARGLQQEDTRFSPNAAVTLNLPTGPHRLMLTGSAAYDFYARNSRLNRERIKADGHFYLNLPICAVELRGSFHRRQSDLGDLDITAIDPKGSSKNVETAKGAGATVSCGGQIGLRPVAMIDWYDARNSAALRKTADNRSVSYGGGLLYVHPAIGNITLYVGRREVDYPNRTPLLTSALTSFDADRYGLMFSRDVGAQLKVGGEIFYTDVTLSNGRSGFSGVNWNANAKLNLSRMEIEGETGKSVDTSQGFDANYVLRRNHELRIRYALGARLTALLAGSISVRDYNYEPGVVASRIDHDNMKRVSAGLDYKVSNRMTIGLETAYQRRNANGTLYDYDSYQAGLRVSTAF, encoded by the coding sequence ATGAAAATCATGAGCGCGGGAGGCGCCACGCTGCTGTTCGGTGCAGCCCTGTTGTCGCCGGCTCAGGCGCAGGAGGCCAAACGCCTCCAGTTCGATCTGGGCGGCGAGATATTATATGACAGCAACGTCACCCGCGGCAGCGAGGCCGCGGCGCAGGCCCGTGGATTGCAGCAGGAAGATACCCGTTTTTCTCCCAATGCGGCCGTGACGCTGAATTTGCCGACAGGGCCTCACCGCCTGATGCTGACGGGCTCGGCCGCTTATGATTTCTACGCCCGCAACAGCCGCCTCAATCGCGAGCGGATCAAGGCGGACGGTCATTTCTATCTGAACCTGCCGATTTGCGCAGTGGAACTGCGCGGCAGCTTCCATCGCCGGCAGAGCGATCTGGGCGATCTCGATATCACGGCGATCGATCCGAAGGGCAGTTCCAAAAATGTCGAAACTGCCAAGGGGGCAGGCGCTACGGTGAGTTGCGGCGGACAGATCGGCCTGCGCCCAGTCGCCATGATCGACTGGTATGATGCGCGCAACAGCGCGGCCCTGCGCAAGACCGCCGACAACCGATCCGTCAGCTATGGCGGCGGGTTGCTTTATGTGCATCCAGCGATCGGCAATATCACGCTCTATGTCGGCCGGCGAGAGGTGGACTATCCCAATCGTACGCCCCTGCTGACATCGGCGCTAACCAGTTTCGACGCAGACCGCTATGGATTGATGTTCAGTCGCGATGTCGGTGCGCAACTGAAGGTGGGTGGCGAAATCTTCTATACCGACGTCACGTTGAGCAATGGGCGCAGCGGATTTAGCGGCGTCAACTGGAACGCGAATGCCAAGCTCAACCTGTCCCGGATGGAGATTGAGGGCGAAACCGGCAAGTCGGTCGACACGTCGCAGGGTTTCGATGCGAATTATGTCTTGCGGCGCAATCACGAACTGAGAATCCGTTATGCTCTCGGCGCTCGCCTGACGGCCTTGCTGGCGGGTTCGATCAGTGTTCGTGACTATAATTACGAACCGGGCGTGGTCGCCTCGCGGATCGATCATGACAATATGAAACGCGTGTCGGCCGGTCTGGACTACAAGGTCAGCAACAGGATGACCATCGGTCTGGAAACGGCTTATCAACGACGAAATGCTAATGGCACGCTCTACGATTATGATTCGTATCAGGCGGGGTTGCGGGTGAGTACTGCTTTTTAA
- a CDS encoding O-antigen ligase — protein sequence MSLSKAPEGLSAAGGFALSGYTPPPKHRWHREIHLALVVCLAAVYGGLLALFAGSLLVELLAPLALFALILVWMLPDTENPPAKLMFGCFWGFIGAQLLWPDYLALDLPGLPWITALRLFSLPLLLLFMICLSVSPSMRGEMARILKSAPWTWKLLVGFMVMAVLSIGYSDNPGSSADKVVVAGLYWTLIFFAGAYIFAQPGRMTAFAWLLWAAVLFLCVMGLWEQRLGRVPWAGHIPSFLAVGDESVQRILGGSARAATGIYRVQSKFSTSLNLAEFLGLVTPFILHFTVVSRNWIIRVAAAMTLPLMFVVIIATDSRLGIVGFALSFLFYLFFWGYRRRATHGDSLIGTAVLFAYPALLVAFMASTMFVPRVSAMVWGNGAQQASNEARQEQYRAGIPMVVKQPWGYGMGRGSVRLGFFSPAGINTIDTYVLAVALEVGIPGLICYFGMVGGAIYAGARAVQNARDRETQLLIPLIIALANFMVIKTILSQLDNHPLVFAMLGATVALVYRVKNQEPDVDTPQTNS from the coding sequence ATGAGCTTGTCGAAAGCGCCTGAAGGCTTGTCGGCGGCGGGCGGTTTCGCGCTGAGCGGATATACGCCGCCGCCGAAACACAGATGGCACCGGGAAATCCATCTGGCCCTCGTCGTCTGTCTGGCTGCGGTTTATGGCGGGTTGCTTGCCTTGTTCGCGGGCAGTCTGCTGGTTGAACTGCTGGCACCATTGGCGCTTTTCGCGCTGATACTGGTGTGGATGTTGCCGGACACGGAAAATCCGCCTGCTAAACTGATGTTCGGCTGCTTCTGGGGCTTCATCGGCGCGCAATTGCTGTGGCCGGATTATCTGGCGCTCGATTTGCCGGGATTGCCTTGGATCACGGCGTTGCGGCTGTTCAGCTTGCCCCTGTTGCTCCTCTTCATGATCTGTCTGTCCGTATCGCCTTCGATGCGGGGCGAAATGGCCCGGATCCTGAAGAGCGCGCCATGGACGTGGAAACTGCTCGTTGGCTTCATGGTCATGGCGGTGCTTTCCATCGGCTATTCCGACAATCCCGGAAGTTCGGCGGACAAGGTCGTGGTCGCCGGCCTGTATTGGACGCTGATCTTCTTCGCGGGCGCCTATATCTTCGCCCAGCCGGGACGAATGACCGCCTTTGCCTGGCTGCTCTGGGCCGCCGTGCTGTTCCTTTGCGTCATGGGGCTATGGGAACAAAGGCTGGGGCGGGTGCCATGGGCCGGGCATATCCCGTCTTTCCTGGCCGTGGGCGACGAAAGCGTTCAGCGTATTCTGGGCGGGTCCGCCCGTGCCGCCACCGGCATCTATCGGGTGCAGAGCAAGTTCAGCACCAGCCTGAATCTTGCAGAGTTTCTGGGGCTTGTGACGCCTTTCATCCTGCATTTCACGGTGGTGTCGCGCAATTGGATCATCCGGGTCGCGGCGGCGATGACCTTGCCGCTGATGTTCGTGGTCATCATCGCGACCGATTCGCGCCTGGGCATTGTTGGCTTTGCCCTGTCCTTCCTTTTCTACCTGTTCTTCTGGGGCTATCGGCGGCGCGCCACGCACGGCGACAGCCTGATCGGGACTGCGGTCCTCTTCGCCTATCCGGCCCTGCTGGTCGCCTTCATGGCGTCGACCATGTTCGTCCCCCGTGTCAGCGCCATGGTCTGGGGCAACGGCGCGCAGCAGGCCAGCAACGAAGCCCGGCAAGAGCAATATCGCGCCGGTATTCCCATGGTCGTCAAACAGCCCTGGGGCTATGGCATGGGGCGGGGGTCGGTGCGGCTGGGTTTCTTCAGTCCGGCAGGCATCAACACGATCGATACCTATGTACTGGCCGTTGCGCTGGAAGTCGGCATTCCCGGCCTGATCTGCTATTTCGGTATGGTGGGCGGGGCGATCTATGCGGGGGCCAGGGCGGTCCAGAATGCGCGTGACCGAGAGACGCAATTGTTGATCCCGCTCATTATTGCGCTGGCCAATTTTATGGTCATCAAGACCATTCTCAGCCAGCTCGACAACCATCCGCTTGTCTTTGCCATGCTGGGCGCGACAGTCGCGCTTGTCTATCGCGTGAAGAACCAAGAGCCAGATGTGGATACGCCGCAAACAAATTCGTAA
- a CDS encoding type I secretion system permease/ATPase — translation MTTDLVAMQDGGPSPLAGIKARLRHGMIWVGVLSAVLNMLLLSGSIYMMMVYDMVLPGRSIPTLLGLLLMVIIAYSFQGFFEALRARIFMHLAASMEVDLSDRIHRLVGLIARRSPGRDPLQPVRDLDQIRSFLASAGPMALMDLPWMVFFIIVLFLLHPYLGITVLLGAVVLVALTAITNKLTAAQTVRMTRIGNIRTRLADTSRRHAEALYVMGMESRIRMAWSTISTQYLGAHERVSNVVSTMSTISKMVRLLLQSLVLTVGALLVMNGYASGGVIFASSILSARAFGPVELVIGNWRTLVAARDSWQRLEESLPQLVEDRALMPLRAPRRALSVEDLTLSPAGSEERTVFNISFLAQAGEAIAVLGPSGCGKSTLVRGLVGILPAVTGSVRLDGATFDQWDIDNLGRHIGYVPQNVELLTGTVAENIARFEPDAPADLVIEAARQAGVHDLILHLPEGYDTQVGTDGARLSAGQRQRIALARALYRDPFLLVLDEPNSNLDAPGEEALCDAVAMAKTRGAVVIVVAHRPSILQAVDIVLLMRNGRAQAFGPKERLVPHLLPAAAQKA, via the coding sequence ATGACGACTGACCTTGTGGCCATGCAGGATGGTGGACCGTCACCGCTTGCCGGCATCAAGGCACGGCTGCGGCACGGCATGATCTGGGTGGGCGTGCTCAGCGCCGTGCTGAACATGCTGCTGCTCAGCGGCTCCATCTACATGATGATGGTCTATGACATGGTCCTGCCGGGCCGAAGCATTCCCACTTTGCTGGGGCTGCTGCTGATGGTCATCATCGCCTACAGCTTCCAGGGCTTTTTCGAGGCATTGCGCGCACGCATCTTCATGCATCTGGCCGCCTCCATGGAGGTCGACCTCAGCGATCGCATCCACCGGCTGGTCGGCCTCATTGCCCGGCGATCGCCGGGACGCGACCCGCTGCAACCGGTGCGCGATCTTGACCAGATCCGCTCCTTCCTGGCCAGCGCCGGTCCCATGGCGCTGATGGACCTTCCCTGGATGGTCTTCTTCATCATCGTCCTTTTCCTGCTGCATCCCTATCTTGGCATCACGGTGCTGCTGGGCGCTGTGGTGCTGGTCGCGCTAACGGCCATCACCAACAAGCTGACAGCCGCGCAGACGGTTCGCATGACCAGGATCGGCAATATCCGCACCCGCTTGGCCGACACCTCCCGGCGCCATGCCGAAGCGCTTTACGTCATGGGCATGGAATCGCGCATCCGCATGGCCTGGTCGACGATCAGCACCCAATATCTCGGCGCGCATGAGCGGGTCAGCAATGTGGTGTCAACCATGAGCACGATCAGCAAGATGGTGCGCCTGCTGCTCCAGTCGCTGGTACTGACCGTCGGCGCCCTGCTGGTCATGAACGGCTATGCAAGCGGCGGCGTGATCTTCGCCAGTTCGATCCTGTCGGCGCGCGCCTTCGGCCCCGTCGAGTTGGTGATCGGCAACTGGCGGACGCTGGTCGCCGCGCGGGACAGCTGGCAACGGCTGGAAGAAAGCCTACCCCAGCTTGTCGAGGATCGCGCCCTGATGCCGTTGCGCGCCCCCCGTCGCGCGCTGTCGGTCGAAGATCTGACGCTCAGCCCCGCCGGATCGGAAGAGAGGACCGTGTTCAACATATCGTTCCTGGCACAGGCGGGCGAAGCCATAGCCGTTCTGGGGCCGAGCGGATGCGGCAAGTCGACGCTGGTGCGGGGACTGGTCGGCATATTGCCCGCCGTCACCGGCAGCGTCCGGCTGGACGGCGCCACTTTCGATCAGTGGGACATCGACAATCTGGGCCGCCATATCGGTTATGTGCCGCAGAATGTGGAACTATTGACCGGCACGGTGGCCGAAAACATCGCCCGGTTCGAGCCCGACGCGCCCGCCGATCTGGTGATAGAGGCCGCCCGCCAGGCAGGAGTGCACGACCTGATCCTGCATCTGCCCGAAGGCTATGATACCCAGGTCGGCACTGACGGCGCTCGCCTGTCCGCCGGGCAGCGGCAGCGGATCGCGCTCGCACGGGCGCTATACCGCGATCCATTCCTGCTGGTGCTGGACGAACCCAATTCCAACCTGGACGCACCCGGCGAGGAAGCCCTGTGCGACGCCGTCGCCATGGCAAAAACACGCGGCGCGGTTGTCATCGTCGTGGCGCACCGGCCATCGATCCTGCAAGCGGTGGACATCGTCCTGCTGATGCGGAACGGGCGGGCGCAAGCTTTTGGTCCCAAGGAACGGCTGGTGCCGCACCTTCTTCCGGCGGCCGCGCAAAAGGCCTGA
- a CDS encoding CpsD/CapB family tyrosine-protein kinase: protein MSDNQDGQLLDSPADSEKQPTVSETIPTLPEVQYHLSDQVVVSVGAGSPEGESMGALRTQLMSQHLKEGRRALAICSPSKAGRTSFIAVNLAVALTQAGVRTLLIDTNMRAPKVQSYIVPSRPVRGLADCLEDAAVEFGEVIQDDVLPSLSVVFAGGPTDKAQELLAGPRFKSLVDLCMREYDMIIFDTAPTNACADAQIVAMLARYGLVVARKNLSYVNDIKTLIADMRANRVEVIGTVINEA, encoded by the coding sequence ATGAGCGACAACCAAGACGGGCAACTTCTGGACAGCCCGGCAGATAGCGAGAAGCAGCCGACGGTCTCCGAAACGATCCCAACTCTGCCGGAGGTGCAATATCATCTCTCCGATCAGGTGGTGGTGTCCGTTGGCGCGGGTTCGCCCGAAGGCGAATCCATGGGCGCGTTGCGCACCCAGTTGATGTCGCAGCATCTGAAGGAAGGCCGCCGCGCGCTGGCCATCTGTTCACCCAGCAAGGCGGGACGAACGTCTTTCATTGCCGTCAATCTTGCGGTGGCGCTTACGCAGGCCGGTGTCAGGACTTTGCTGATCGATACCAATATGCGCGCGCCCAAGGTTCAGTCCTATATCGTTCCATCGCGCCCGGTACGCGGATTGGCCGATTGTCTGGAAGACGCTGCGGTCGAATTCGGCGAAGTGATCCAGGATGACGTCCTTCCTTCACTGTCGGTCGTGTTTGCCGGTGGCCCGACGGACAAAGCGCAGGAACTGCTGGCGGGGCCGCGCTTCAAGTCGCTGGTCGATCTGTGCATGCGCGAATATGACATGATCATATTCGATACGGCGCCGACCAACGCCTGTGCCGACGCTCAGATCGTGGCGATGCTGGCGCGCTATGGGTTGGTCGTGGCGCGCAAGAATCTGAGCTATGTGAACGATATCAAGACGCTGATAGCCGATATGCGGGCGAACCGGGTCGAAGTCATCGGGACCGTGATCAACGAAGCCTGA
- a CDS encoding polysaccharide biosynthesis/export family protein, with translation MHLKGLFRSAWLMIGLLPVAPVAAQQATVPMAAIPAAAQASLSDGYVLGPGDVIELSVMGRDDYRARLQLQTDGVIELPLIGNVVAANKTVLQLKEEVRNRLKSGGYFANPIVNVTIATYASRYVVVLGEVASPGIVPIDRAYRISEILARVGGAKDNGGNMLTITRASGEEIRLNVKDIATGGGDKDPLVNAGDKIFLAEAATFYVYGQVNAPGNYKIEPGMTLRMAIARSGGLTTMGSEKRAKVTRDGREVRVGLDDVITDKDVIVVGQKFF, from the coding sequence ATGCACCTGAAGGGTCTGTTCCGTTCCGCCTGGCTGATGATCGGGCTTTTGCCGGTGGCGCCTGTCGCCGCCCAACAGGCGACCGTGCCGATGGCCGCCATTCCGGCGGCGGCGCAGGCATCGCTCAGCGACGGCTATGTGCTGGGGCCGGGCGACGTGATCGAATTGAGCGTGATGGGACGCGACGATTATCGCGCGCGCCTGCAATTGCAGACGGATGGTGTGATCGAGCTGCCGTTGATCGGCAATGTCGTTGCCGCGAACAAGACCGTTCTCCAGTTGAAGGAGGAAGTCCGCAATCGGCTGAAGTCCGGGGGCTATTTCGCCAACCCTATCGTCAACGTGACGATCGCCACCTATGCGAGCCGCTATGTCGTCGTGCTGGGCGAAGTGGCGTCGCCGGGCATCGTGCCTATCGATCGCGCCTATCGCATTTCCGAAATCCTCGCCCGCGTTGGCGGCGCGAAGGACAATGGCGGCAACATGCTGACCATTACCCGGGCATCCGGTGAAGAGATCAGGCTGAACGTCAAGGATATCGCGACCGGAGGGGGCGACAAGGATCCGCTGGTCAATGCGGGCGACAAGATCTTTCTGGCGGAGGCGGCGACCTTCTATGTCTATGGTCAGGTCAATGCGCCGGGCAATTACAAGATCGAACCGGGCATGACCCTGCGCATGGCGATTGCACGCAGCGGCGGCCTGACGACAATGGGTTCGGAAAAACGCGCGAAGGTGACGCGCGACGGCCGTGAAGTCCGTGTCGGGCTGGACGACGTCATCACCGACAAGGACGTGATCGTCGTCGGTCAGAAGTTCTTTTAA